CTGCTGCCACAGCGCGTGACAGCGCCGCCGTGTTCGCGTGGAAAGGGGAGACATTGCAGGAGTATTGGTGGTGTACGGAAAGGGCACTTGATTGGGGTCCAGGTGGTGGACCTGATTTGATTGTTGATGATGGTGGTGATGCTACATTGTTGATTCATGAAGGTGTTAAAGCTGAAGAGGAATATGCTAAAACTGGTAAATTTCCAGATCCTAATTCTACTGATAATGTTGAGTTTCAACTTGTGCTTACGATTATTAAGGAGGGATTGAAAACGGATCCGTTAAAGTATACGAAAATGAAGAAGAGACTTATTGGTGTTTCTGAAGAAACTACTACTGGTGTTAAGAGATTGTATCAGATGCAGGCTAATGGAACCTTGCTTTTCCCTGCTATTAATGTTAATGACTCTGTCACCAAGAGCAAGGTATATTTGGTTTTTGTGCTTCGATTATTGCATTATTTCGTTGTCGTTATTGTTTGCTTAATGCTCTCTATTTCGCattgttttgttgttgttattgctacCATATCTgtatcccttctttcaaattgtttgaCATGATTTATTTAAGCGGAGGGTAACGGCACCCTCTCTCTACGAGGTGGGTGTAAGATCTATGTATAGCCTATCCAATGGCGGAGGGGTGTCAAACGACACCATTTTGTCGAAAAATTACATTGTGTAGCtaggtaaaaatattttttttacgtATATGTATTACATATTTACACTGATTGACTTCTACGcgattttacttttttatattttgacatCTCCTAGTGGAAATTCTTGCTCTGCTACTGAGTCTACCCTCCCAGACCTCACGTGTGGAATTACATTTGGCATGTTGTTACTTTTCTTTGTTGAGGTTCAGCATTAGATCTATAGTTATTGTTGAATTTGAGTCTTGATCTGATTTTTTGGGTCAATGGGAATTTTTTATAGGGATAATTACGGTAGATGGTCATTCGGACATTTTAGTTACCAAAAAAAgggtcatttgatgtatattcggtgtatattcatatatactcactgtatatttcatgtataaaatgtatattcagtatataactcatgtataagtaatctatattgtatagtcagtgtatactttctatgacttttggcaagctatattatatagtcactatatatttcctatgatttttggctattttttatgtaaataaaacatggcaacatttgttgtaaactaattagtttattgtatatatttaaaatcgTCCCTTTATATGCTTATTGAGATTTTGATCTAATGTGCATACTTGATACTAAATTGGATATTAGAGGTTAATTCTGCTTTAGTTTCATGTTTAGTTGTATCTTTAACTCATTTGGTATGTGGGAGATAGAATGTTTTTCATTTACTATAGGCAAATTTGATATTCTCCTTATTTTATAGCTTAAAGTGATCATTTTTCCAATCTAGTATTCTAATTTTATGTTATACTTTGAATAATCACATCATAAAAAATGCAATTTGATTGAATAATCACATCAAGCTAATTGActgatgattttttttgtctttgtgTGTACTCAGTTTGACAACTTGTATGGATGCCGCCACTCACTGCCCGATGGTCTCATGAGGGCTACTGATGTTATGATTGCTGGAAAGGTTGCCCTTATTGCCGGCTATGGTGATGTTGGTAAGGGCTGTGCTGCTGCCATGAAACAAGCAGGTGCCCGTGTGATTGTGACTGAGATTGACCCAATCTGTGCTCTCCAGGCTACTATGGAAGGCCTCCAGGTTCTTCCTCTCGAGGATGTTGTTTCCGACATTGATATCTTTGTTACCACAACCGGTAACAAGGACATCATCATGGTTGACCACATGAGGAAGATGAAGAACAATGCCATTGTCTGCAACATTGGCCACTTTGACAATGAAATCGACATGCTTGGTCTCGAGACCTTCCCTGGAGTAAAGAGAATCACAATCAAGCCCCAAACTGACAGATGGGTCTTCCCCGACACCAACAGTGGTATCATCGTTTTGGCTGAGGGTCGTCTCATGAACTTGGGATGTGCCACTGGACACCCCAGTTTTGTCATGTCATGTTCTTTCACTAACCAAGTCATTGCTCAGCTTGAGTTGTGGAAGGAGAAGGCAACCGGCAAGTATGAGAAAAAGGTGTATGTCTTGCCAAAGCACCTCGATGAGAAGGTTGCTGCCCTTCATCTCGGAAAGCTCGGAGTCAAGCTCACTAAGCTCTCCAAGGACCAAGCTGATTACATTAGTGTACCAGTTGAGGGTCCTTACAAGCCTGCTCACTACAGGTACTGAGGAAAGACAAAGTGAGACTGACTGGAAAAACACACACAATCATATGGCATTGATGTCTTCTCTTTTATTACTTcgattttgtttttatttgggAATATTTTGGTGGGGtttgaaatatttgtttgaAGTGAAATGGTCTCATTTGAAAGAAGACCAAAAATGTGTTGAAAAAGGTTTAGTATGGAGGTGGTGTGATAGTGATGTATTAGCTACTGGATTCcatttggttttggttttggtttatgattttctttgaagatattgAAGTAACCTTTTGCTCTATTCTGTGAATTCTAGTTTTTATCCATTCCAATTTTAACACTAGAATTTGactataaattttgaaaatttatcctCAAATATCCGTTAGgatcttcaaatattttcaagtcacAACTTCAAAAAAATTCCAAGTAAAATGTATGTTCAAATATAACTTCAAGTTCCAAAAAGAgcaacttcaaaaactcaaattttcaagtttcaacttcaaaatcgCCCAAATGAGAACTAAAATCTGTCTCAGAGGTATTATACCATGTGTTTTAGTGTTTGTACTTTGTTGGGTTAAAATTGTTTTTACATCATCCCTTTCTCTAATTCTGAGTTTTGCAAAAGATAACTCAAATCTTGTATCTCTTGAAAAGAGAAaactatgaaaaataaaagagaaaagggtttttcaaaaataaaaaagtaaactACCTTAGTAAGCTAGCTTCGATTGCTAAGTAAGTCAGGCATTATGCTAGGATGTGGATTGATCATTGACGATAATGGACTTCTTGTAAATGTAATAGAAGAGACAGAGTTCAGTTCCCCTCCCTTCTCGACCAGACGAAGGATAACAAGATATTGAAACAAAGgggaaatttattttctctccaCCTTCTTGCCCCTTGgctaaaataatgaaaagaaatctttttattttacttttaccttatcatATAGTACTATTATAGGtgccttatcaaaaatattttacattaaTTAGGTCTGCtatattttttcctactttcCACCAAACCAAATAGATCTATGTCAGTATAGATATTAATAATTCCTCTACTAGTAGGCATGTATTTATTCTGCTAACTAATGGATATGAATAACTATTATAGCTTTTCTggataaagtaaaaaaaaatgaaatgattTTCTCTGTAGATTTTAAATTACTGCAAGGATTTGTTGCTGAACTATTTCATCAGATAACTGAAACCTCCCACAACACTATaccaataactctaaccaccacGACTTAGGGGTGTATaccaataactctaaccaccacGACTTAGGGATGCAAGGAAAATCACCTAGTACGTTTTGCCTCCGCTGAGATTTGAGATATAGTAACTACATGTGGTCCACTGAATAAAGAACCATTATTTTGTTGAGACATGTCAGAAAAGAAAGATGATCTACTTCTGGTGTTACTATGAATAGTTTATGCTTCAAATATTTGTCTCTATTTAAAACTTGAACAAAATAACTCCAACCAAATGGGAATAAAAAGTTCAAGAAATCCCAGTATAAGAGTGGCAAGTGGGCCGGGCAGGGCCAAGCCCACCCCACCCCTCTATGGCCCGGCACTCGGGGCCAGTGTGCCCAGCATTATCAGAAGAGGACATTTAACTAACATTTTGCAGCAAGTGCATTGTAACCAATACTGCATAGTTATATGATTTCCAAATAAAGACGATCCGTTCCAAGAATAGGGAATGTCTTCTCAGTGAACGGATGAAGGAGTTCTTGTAACAAAAGCTCCTTACATCGCTGAGAAGACAACATGAGTTAAAAGCAATAAAGAAACCacacttttttgaaaaaaccaTCTGTTTTATGCATGATAACGATAACTGCAAAGCCTACTT
This Solanum dulcamara chromosome 1, daSolDulc1.2, whole genome shotgun sequence DNA region includes the following protein-coding sequences:
- the LOC129883070 gene encoding adenosylhomocysteinase-like translates to MALIVEKTTSGREYKVKDMSQADFGRLEIELAEVEMPGLMACRTEFGPSKPFKGAKITGSLHMTIQTAVLIETLTALGAEVRWCSCNIFSTQDHAAAATARDSAAVFAWKGETLQEYWWCTERALDWGPGGGPDLIVDDGGDATLLIHEGVKAEEEYAKTGKFPDPNSTDNVEFQLVLTIIKEGLKTDPLKYTKMKKRLIGVSEETTTGVKRLYQMQANGTLLFPAINVNDSVTKSKFDNLYGCRHSLPDGLMRATDVMIAGKVALIAGYGDVGKGCAAAMKQAGARVIVTEIDPICALQATMEGLQVLPLEDVVSDIDIFVTTTGNKDIIMVDHMRKMKNNAIVCNIGHFDNEIDMLGLETFPGVKRITIKPQTDRWVFPDTNSGIIVLAEGRLMNLGCATGHPSFVMSCSFTNQVIAQLELWKEKATGKYEKKVYVLPKHLDEKVAALHLGKLGVKLTKLSKDQADYISVPVEGPYKPAHYRY